From a region of the Candidatus Paceibacterota bacterium genome:
- the tsaE gene encoding tRNA (adenosine(37)-N6)-threonylcarbamoyltransferase complex ATPase subunit type 1 TsaE: protein MKTRTSHSLEETQDIAKEWLVDISIKTENLDKATIVGLSGHLGAGKTAFVKLIAKMLGINENVTSPTFVIMKNYNVDPKMGYANWKKLVHIDAYRLEKPEDLEALNFEEIILDKDNLIMIEWPENVGLKTDNQINMKAVEGEGVFEMSFV, encoded by the coding sequence ATGAAGACAAGGACGTCTCATTCATTAGAAGAAACCCAAGATATAGCCAAAGAATGGTTGGTGGATATTTCTATTAAAACTGAAAATTTGGATAAGGCCACGATAGTGGGGCTTTCAGGACATTTGGGGGCAGGCAAAACCGCTTTTGTAAAATTGATAGCAAAAATGTTGGGCATAAACGAGAATGTTACTAGTCCGACTTTTGTAATTATGAAAAATTATAATGTAGATCCAAAAATGGGTTATGCAAATTGGAAAAAATTGGTTCATATAGATGCGTATCGTCTGGAAAAACCAGAAGATTTGGAAGCTTTGAATTTTGAAGAAATTATTTTGGATAAAGATAATTTGATAATGATTGAATGGCCAGAGAATGTCGGTTTGAAAACAGACAATCAAATAAATATGAAAGCGGTAGAAGGAGAGGGGGTTTTTGAGATGAGCTTTGTTTAA
- a CDS encoding TrmH family RNA methyltransferase produces the protein MAKIKDIRLLLDNIRSVHNVGSIFRTAETVGVTKIYCIDTTPTPTDRFNRKRNDLAKVALGAEDLVPWEYLKDSISLVKRLKKEGFKIVALEQAENSINYKKIKSKEKVLLILGNEVGGVSKQLLNLSDEIAEIPLKGKKESLNVSVAGGIMMFELL, from the coding sequence ATGGCCAAGATTAAAGATATAAGATTGTTGCTAGATAATATCCGAAGTGTTCATAATGTCGGCTCTATTTTTCGTACCGCAGAAACCGTCGGTGTAACCAAGATATATTGTATAGATACGACACCAACACCTACAGATAGGTTCAATCGTAAACGCAATGATCTTGCGAAAGTCGCTCTAGGTGCAGAGGATTTGGTTCCTTGGGAATATTTGAAAGATAGTATTTCTCTGGTAAAGAGACTTAAAAAAGAAGGTTTCAAGATTGTTGCTCTTGAGCAAGCAGAAAATTCCATTAATTATAAAAAAATAAAAAGCAAAGAAAAAGTTTTACTTATTCTTGGAAATGAAGTGGGAGGTGTATCAAAACAACTTTTGAATTTGTCGGATGAGATAGCGGAAATACCTTTGAAAGGGAAGAAGGAATCTTTGAATGTCTCTGTGGCTGGAGGAATTATGATGTTTGAGTTACTATAA
- a CDS encoding helix-turn-helix transcriptional regulator: MKTFKQFEEEFLKDPAKKKAYDSLEVEFKIYNALVKARIEKKLTQKQLAQKLGIAQSALARFESGRTNPTLSFLQKVTSGLGLKITIV, encoded by the coding sequence ATGAAAACATTTAAACAATTTGAAGAGGAATTTCTCAAAGATCCAGCCAAGAAGAAGGCCTACGACAGTCTTGAAGTTGAATTCAAGATTTATAATGCCCTTGTAAAAGCTCGTATAGAAAAGAAACTTACTCAGAAACAATTGGCTCAAAAGCTTGGTATTGCGCAATCAGCCCTTGCTCGTTTTGAATCTGGTAGGACAAATCCAACTCTCTCTTTTCTCCAAAAAGTCACTTCTGGTTTGGGGCTGAAAATTACTATTGTCTAA
- the murE gene encoding UDP-N-acetylmuramyl-tripeptide synthetase, producing the protein MLDKTLYSIRRFIPKKVFSFLNPSYHWTLAFLSALVYGFPSKAINVIAVTGTKGKSSTVEILNAMLEKAGHKTALSNTIRYKIGDVSKRNLSKMSMPGRFFAQRLIRKAVNAGCDYVIMEMTSQGALSYRHRFIELNTLIFTNLFPEHIEAHGSYENYRDSKLSVAKNMKRSGKSPRTIIVNSDDKEADHFLACEADKKLSYSIHDTEPYTIKKEGLEFSFNGRLVHSHLSGLFNLYNILAATTCARNENVSLEDTNHVTETILGIPGRVEKIAGKDFIVIVDYAHTPDSLEKLYQVFKSSRIIAVLGGTGGGRDTWKRSEMGRLADNYCSEIILTNEDPYDEDPRKIVDDVAKGIKIHKPTIIMDRREAIREAIKRAKPEDIILITGKGTDPYIMGPRGTKIPWSDTGIVNEEINRVIPAKAGIQD; encoded by the coding sequence ATGCTAGATAAAACCCTTTATTCTATCCGCCGTTTCATTCCAAAAAAGGTCTTTTCTTTTCTCAATCCTAGCTATCATTGGACTTTGGCTTTTTTGTCAGCTCTAGTTTACGGTTTCCCTTCAAAAGCCATCAATGTCATAGCTGTAACAGGAACAAAAGGTAAAAGTTCAACCGTTGAAATACTAAACGCTATGTTAGAAAAAGCTGGTCACAAGACAGCGCTTTCAAATACCATTCGTTACAAAATAGGTGACGTCTCCAAAAGAAATTTATCCAAGATGAGCATGCCTGGAAGATTCTTCGCCCAAAGACTTATACGCAAAGCAGTGAATGCTGGTTGTGATTATGTAATTATGGAAATGACATCCCAAGGTGCTCTATCGTATCGTCATCGTTTTATAGAATTAAATACTTTGATATTTACAAACCTTTTCCCTGAACATATAGAAGCTCATGGTTCATACGAAAATTATCGCGACTCAAAACTTTCAGTAGCTAAAAATATGAAGCGTTCAGGAAAATCTCCTAGAACTATCATTGTAAATTCAGACGATAAAGAAGCCGATCATTTCCTTGCTTGCGAAGCCGATAAAAAATTGAGTTACAGCATACATGACACTGAACCTTATACTATAAAAAAAGAGGGTCTTGAATTCTCTTTCAATGGACGCCTAGTCCACTCTCACCTCTCTGGGCTTTTCAATCTATACAACATTCTTGCGGCCACTACTTGTGCTCGTAATGAAAATGTCTCTCTAGAAGATACAAATCATGTAACAGAAACGATCCTCGGTATTCCTGGACGCGTAGAAAAGATTGCTGGCAAAGATTTTATCGTGATTGTTGACTACGCTCACACTCCAGATTCTCTAGAAAAACTTTACCAAGTATTCAAATCTTCCAGAATAATAGCCGTCTTGGGTGGCACAGGCGGTGGACGCGATACATGGAAAAGATCTGAAATGGGTAGATTGGCAGACAATTATTGTTCAGAAATAATTCTAACCAATGAAGATCCTTACGACGAAGACCCTAGGAAAATAGTTGATGATGTTGCCAAAGGAATAAAGATCCACAAGCCAACTATCATCATGGACCGTAGAGAAGCTATAAGAGAAGCTATCAAGAGAGCCAAGCCTGAAGATATTATTCTGATCACTGGCAAAGGTACAGATCCATATATTATGGGTCCAAGAGGCACAAAGATTCCTTGGAGTGATACGGGGATAGTTAACGAAGAGATAAATCGTGTCATTCCCGCGAAGGCGGGAATCCAGGATTAA
- a CDS encoding N-acetylmuramoyl-L-alanine amidase, which produces MRHIFAVVFLIMLLAVPWFMYNPEQASYVYSIIGKVENQIAAVILTHSPKTVVDIKSRYADAEKQTVFGTKVTDKKVKILLVPGHEPDYGGAEYGSLFERKMTVEIAEQLQKFLDTNGRYQVYVTRDENSWSPMFFEYFKNNWSDIIAWTKGHKEETVHLTRMGEYHPVVPNVIHNNAPNDVAFRLYGLGKWSNENDVDIIIHLHFNDAPGHGRSTPGKYSGFSIYVPENQYFNSSTTLSLANTIFSRLQKYNGVSNLPGESGGIIQDQDLIAVGAYNSLDAASLLIEYGYIYEPQFTNPDLHDTAVKDLAFQTYLGLQDFFDERSPANVTGSFDTLVMPYSWSNTITDSKHDDKDVFSLQTALVIDGVYPPANKSLNDCPRSGSFGPCTKASVDSFQNKRGIVGEKGVVGVKTLQELNRLYSIKAI; this is translated from the coding sequence ATGCGCCACATCTTCGCTGTTGTTTTTCTCATCATGCTTTTGGCTGTGCCTTGGTTTATGTATAACCCAGAGCAAGCTAGTTACGTTTACTCCATCATTGGTAAGGTAGAAAATCAGATAGCGGCGGTTATTTTGACTCATAGTCCAAAGACCGTTGTTGATATCAAATCTCGTTATGCTGATGCCGAAAAACAAACAGTATTTGGTACAAAAGTTACTGATAAGAAAGTAAAAATCCTTCTTGTTCCTGGGCATGAACCAGATTACGGTGGGGCAGAGTACGGCTCTCTTTTTGAAAGGAAAATGACAGTAGAGATAGCCGAACAACTTCAGAAATTTTTGGATACGAATGGGCGTTACCAAGTCTATGTAACTCGTGACGAGAATTCTTGGTCACCAATGTTTTTTGAATATTTCAAAAATAATTGGAGTGACATTATTGCTTGGACAAAAGGTCATAAAGAAGAAACGGTACATCTAACTAGAATGGGAGAATATCATCCTGTCGTTCCCAATGTTATACACAATAATGCGCCAAATGATGTAGCCTTTCGTCTTTATGGTTTGGGTAAGTGGTCCAATGAAAATGATGTAGATATCATTATCCATCTTCATTTTAATGACGCTCCAGGGCATGGACGCAGTACTCCTGGTAAATATTCTGGTTTCTCTATTTATGTTCCAGAAAATCAATATTTCAATAGTTCAACAACATTATCTTTGGCCAATACTATTTTTAGTCGTCTACAAAAATATAATGGAGTTTCCAATCTTCCCGGTGAAAGTGGTGGGATAATTCAGGATCAAGACTTGATAGCTGTTGGTGCTTATAATTCTCTAGACGCCGCTAGTTTACTCATTGAATATGGTTATATTTATGAACCACAATTTACTAATCCTGATTTGCATGATACGGCTGTAAAAGATTTGGCATTTCAGACATATTTGGGATTACAAGATTTCTTTGATGAACGTAGTCCTGCAAATGTTACAGGTTCATTTGATACTTTGGTAATGCCGTATTCTTGGAGTAATACCATAACTGATAGTAAGCATGATGATAAAGATGTCTTCTCTTTGCAGACAGCTTTGGTCATAGATGGGGTTTATCCTCCAGCCAATAAATCTTTGAATGATTGTCCTAGAAGCGGATCTTTTGGACCATGTACGAAAGCGTCAGTTGATTCTTTTCAGAATAAACGTGGAATAGTAGGGGAGAAGGGAGTTGTTGGTGTAAAAACTTTGCAAGAGTTGAATAGGTTGTATTCAATCAAAGCGATATAG
- a CDS encoding DNA polymerase, whose translation MKVSSTQTKKRLVLLDAHAILHRAYHALPDFATAKGEPTGALYGLSTMLIKIVEDLKPDYVVACYDVKGPTYRHEAYKEYKAGRQAAKDDLIAQMKRSRDVFSAMNIPIYDKEGFEADDMLGTIVEQLKDRIGEKGDLEIIIASGDMDTLQLVKGKGVQVYTLKKGIKDTIMYDEKAVLERFGFGPELIPDYKGLRGDPSDNIIGVKGIGEKTATILITTFGSVENMYKVLESNGEDKFKAVGITPRIIQLLKDNKEEAEFSKMLATIRRDSPITFTFPEKTFKDNLDIKKVSTLWHELEFRTLTQRLEKVVGGAVIPAKAGIQDVTNESVPGGNILDSRLRGNDTENHKDSPKEFDGFSEVSLALWLINSTITNPKIEDILNFTETEDYEESKKAIFAELDKRNLRKVYETIELPLIPVIKKMEDRGVKIDRAMLKNLSETYHVELAKLEKKIHEFAGTEFNINSPKQLGEILFDKLQLTAKNMKKTSGGARSTRESELEKLRDLHPIVPLLFEYRELQKLLSTYIDAIPPLLDDKDRLHSNFISSGSTTGRMASQNPNLQNIPIKSDLGKAIRNAFVAEKGFKLCGFDYSQMELRIAAFLSGDEKLIEIFRKGEDVHTSVASFVFKVPQNEVTATMRRQAKVINFGIIYGMGVMALKQNLGTTRDEAQKFLNDYFETFSTLANYLNDVKSETGRRGYTETFYGRRRYFEGINSKIPYIKASAERMAINAPIQGTEADVIKLAMIEIDKFIVKNRLEDIVFPLLQVHDELIYEIREDKAGEIAPQIEKIMEAIMDPKDTKGIVLKATANIGDNWGELK comes from the coding sequence ATGAAAGTATCTTCCACTCAAACAAAAAAGAGATTAGTCCTTTTGGACGCACATGCCATATTGCATAGGGCGTATCATGCTTTACCAGATTTTGCGACGGCAAAAGGTGAACCTACTGGCGCATTGTATGGTCTTTCTACGATGCTTATAAAGATCGTTGAAGATCTGAAACCTGATTATGTGGTTGCTTGTTACGACGTGAAAGGTCCAACATATCGTCATGAAGCTTACAAAGAATATAAAGCTGGCAGACAAGCAGCGAAAGATGATCTCATAGCTCAGATGAAAAGATCCAGAGATGTTTTTTCAGCTATGAACATTCCTATATATGATAAAGAAGGTTTTGAGGCTGACGACATGCTCGGAACTATTGTGGAACAATTGAAAGATCGTATTGGTGAAAAAGGTGATTTGGAAATTATTATCGCTTCTGGTGATATGGACACTTTGCAATTGGTCAAAGGTAAAGGTGTTCAAGTCTATACTTTGAAGAAGGGGATTAAAGATACAATCATGTATGACGAGAAAGCTGTTTTGGAAAGATTTGGTTTTGGTCCAGAACTTATACCCGATTACAAAGGACTCCGAGGAGATCCTTCCGATAATATTATTGGAGTAAAGGGTATTGGTGAAAAAACAGCTACGATTTTGATCACGACTTTTGGTTCAGTTGAAAATATGTACAAAGTTTTGGAATCCAATGGAGAAGACAAATTCAAAGCCGTTGGTATAACACCTAGGATTATCCAGCTTTTGAAAGATAATAAAGAAGAAGCGGAATTCAGTAAGATGTTGGCTACAATACGTCGTGATTCGCCCATAACTTTTACTTTTCCCGAAAAAACTTTCAAAGATAATTTGGATATAAAGAAAGTTAGTACTCTCTGGCATGAATTAGAATTTAGAACTTTGACCCAAAGATTGGAGAAGGTTGTTGGTGGTGCTGTCATTCCCGCGAAGGCGGGAATCCAGGATGTAACCAATGAATCTGTACCTGGTGGTAATATCCTGGATTCCCGCCTTCGCGGGAATGACACAGAAAATCACAAGGATTCACCTAAAGAGTTCGACGGGTTCTCTGAGGTGTCCCTAGCCCTGTGGTTAATTAATTCAACAATAACTAATCCAAAAATAGAAGACATCCTAAACTTTACCGAAACAGAAGATTATGAAGAATCCAAAAAAGCTATTTTTGCAGAATTAGATAAAAGAAATCTACGCAAAGTTTATGAAACTATTGAATTACCACTTATTCCCGTTATCAAAAAGATGGAAGATCGTGGTGTGAAGATAGATAGGGCAATGCTAAAGAATCTGTCGGAAACTTACCATGTAGAATTGGCAAAACTTGAAAAGAAAATTCACGAATTTGCAGGAACAGAATTTAATATAAATTCACCAAAACAATTGGGAGAAATTTTGTTTGATAAACTCCAACTTACTGCAAAGAATATGAAGAAAACTAGCGGTGGCGCTCGTTCTACACGCGAATCAGAGTTGGAAAAATTGAGAGATTTGCATCCAATAGTTCCATTACTTTTTGAATATCGTGAATTGCAAAAGCTTCTTTCTACTTATATAGATGCGATACCGCCATTGTTGGATGATAAGGATCGTCTTCATTCAAATTTCATCTCTTCTGGATCAACGACTGGTCGCATGGCTTCTCAAAATCCAAATTTACAAAATATCCCTATCAAGTCAGATCTGGGTAAGGCTATACGCAACGCTTTTGTTGCAGAAAAAGGTTTCAAACTTTGTGGCTTTGATTATTCACAGATGGAATTGCGTATTGCTGCTTTCTTGTCTGGCGATGAAAAGCTTATAGAGATATTTAGAAAAGGGGAGGACGTCCACACTTCGGTAGCTTCTTTTGTTTTCAAAGTTCCACAAAACGAGGTCACCGCTACGATGCGTCGTCAGGCCAAGGTCATCAACTTCGGAATAATTTATGGAATGGGTGTTATGGCTTTGAAACAAAATCTTGGTACAACCCGTGATGAGGCTCAGAAATTTCTCAATGATTATTTTGAGACATTTTCAACTTTGGCTAACTATTTGAATGACGTTAAATCAGAAACAGGTAGACGTGGTTATACCGAGACTTTCTATGGTCGTCGCCGTTATTTTGAAGGTATAAATTCCAAGATACCTTATATCAAGGCTTCGGCAGAAAGAATGGCCATCAATGCTCCTATTCAAGGTACAGAAGCTGATGTGATTAAGTTGGCAATGATTGAGATTGATAAATTTATTGTGAAAAATAGGTTGGAGGATATTGTTTTTCCACTTTTACAAGTTCACGATGAGCTCATTTATGAAATAAGAGAAGATAAAGCTGGGGAGATTGCTCCGCAAATAGAAAAGATCATGGAAGCGATCATGGATCCAAAAGATACGAAGGGAATAGTTTTGAAGGCCACGGCAAACATTGGAGATAATTGGGGAGAACTTAAGTAG
- the purD gene encoding phosphoribosylamine--glycine ligase, which produces MDVLITGSGGREHALAWKLKQSKKVKNIFVATGNAGTSKIAKNIDASNVEEIIGWLENNPVDLVIIGPDSHLSLGIVDKLEDLGIKVFGPTKAASEIEWSKSFAKKFMKEEGIPTASYEIFSNIKKAKSYIKKQSFPLVIKASGLAFGKGVVIAKSLKEAEDALREIMSDKIFGEAGNEVVIEEYLQGKEISIHAFCDGKNAVLFPSAQDHKSIFDNDKGPNTGGMGTIAPVPWVTREQMKEIEDMVVIPTIKALERRGKPFKGILFPGIMITKSGPKVIEFNARFGDPETQSYMRILETDLIDIILACIHGNIKDQNIKWSPKSACCVVCASGGYPNKYENGKIISGLDLNEDAFVFHAGTKSDGKNIVTNGGRVLGVTAVGNNLKESLGKAYKAIKLISFEGMQYRKDIGLKSL; this is translated from the coding sequence ATGGATGTGTTAATTACAGGAAGTGGTGGAAGGGAACATGCTCTCGCGTGGAAATTGAAGCAGTCTAAAAAAGTTAAGAATATTTTTGTTGCCACTGGAAATGCTGGAACTTCCAAGATTGCTAAAAACATAGACGCTTCAAATGTTGAAGAGATTATTGGTTGGCTTGAGAATAATCCTGTAGATCTTGTAATCATAGGTCCAGATAGCCATCTTTCTTTGGGAATTGTAGATAAACTGGAAGATCTGGGTATTAAAGTTTTTGGTCCTACAAAAGCTGCTTCAGAAATAGAGTGGTCAAAATCCTTTGCAAAAAAATTTATGAAAGAAGAGGGTATACCAACTGCTTCTTATGAGATTTTTAGTAATATTAAAAAAGCGAAATCATATATAAAAAAACAAAGTTTCCCTTTGGTTATAAAAGCAAGTGGTTTAGCTTTCGGTAAAGGTGTGGTTATCGCTAAGTCTTTAAAAGAGGCTGAAGATGCACTTCGTGAAATTATGAGTGATAAGATTTTTGGTGAAGCTGGCAACGAAGTGGTGATTGAAGAATATTTACAAGGTAAGGAGATATCAATTCATGCTTTCTGTGATGGAAAAAATGCCGTTCTTTTTCCTTCTGCTCAGGACCATAAGAGCATATTTGATAATGATAAAGGACCTAATACTGGGGGAATGGGAACTATTGCTCCTGTTCCATGGGTAACAAGAGAACAAATGAAGGAAATAGAAGATATGGTTGTGATTCCTACGATTAAAGCTTTGGAAAGACGCGGCAAACCATTCAAAGGAATCCTTTTCCCGGGAATTATGATCACTAAGTCTGGTCCGAAGGTGATTGAATTTAATGCTCGTTTTGGTGATCCTGAGACTCAGTCATATATGAGAATCCTTGAAACAGATTTGATTGATATTATCCTTGCTTGTATACATGGAAATATTAAAGATCAGAATATAAAATGGTCTCCAAAATCTGCTTGTTGTGTAGTCTGCGCTTCAGGTGGTTATCCAAATAAATATGAGAATGGGAAAATTATTAGTGGATTAGATCTCAATGAAGATGCATTTGTATTTCACGCAGGAACTAAATCTGACGGAAAAAATATTGTTACAAATGGCGGTCGTGTTCTAGGTGTCACTGCTGTAGGCAATAATCTTAAAGAATCTTTGGGGAAGGCTTATAAGGCAATCAAATTAATTTCGTTTGAAGGTATGCAATATAGAAAAGACATAGGATTAAAATCCTTATAA
- the mutM gene encoding bifunctional DNA-formamidopyrimidine glycosylase/DNA-(apurinic or apyrimidinic site) lyase gives MPELPEVQTTVNGLTKHIIGLSIKDVWTNYNSPYFKGSKTIKDPAYFKHFKNEILNQKIIGIERRAKNILINLTGNKTILVHMKMTGHLLYGLYKFIPKNKKGPWEPIEPESLKDPYNRRIRFVITFNNGKYLALSDTRKFAKVAVINTDIIHESDHLNNLGPEPLKKEFTFEKFIERLKLRPNMKIKQILTDQTIISGIGNIYADESLWCTNIHPLEKVRDIPVNNFKDLFKAIKLTLSSGIDFGGDSMSDYRNVLGNKGNFQEQHHAYQKTGEKCEKRGCKGTIVRIVVGGRATHYCDKHQKLLVSFTVLSEDKLRRESRI, from the coding sequence ATGCCCGAATTACCTGAAGTACAAACAACCGTAAATGGGTTAACAAAGCATATCATAGGTCTATCCATAAAGGACGTTTGGACAAATTATAATAGCCCTTACTTCAAAGGATCAAAAACTATCAAAGATCCAGCCTATTTTAAGCATTTCAAAAATGAGATTTTGAATCAAAAGATAATTGGAATAGAGAGACGTGCAAAAAATATTCTCATAAACCTAACTGGCAATAAAACTATCCTTGTCCACATGAAAATGACTGGTCACCTACTCTATGGCCTATACAAATTCATTCCAAAAAATAAGAAAGGTCCGTGGGAACCAATAGAACCAGAATCTTTGAAAGATCCCTACAACAGACGTATTCGTTTCGTCATCACTTTTAATAATGGAAAGTATTTGGCGCTTTCTGATACTAGAAAATTCGCAAAAGTGGCTGTGATCAATACAGATATCATTCACGAATCCGACCATTTGAATAATCTCGGACCAGAACCTTTGAAAAAAGAATTTACTTTTGAAAAATTCATTGAGCGCCTGAAACTCAGACCCAATATGAAAATAAAACAAATCCTGACTGACCAGACTATTATTTCTGGTATAGGAAATATTTATGCCGACGAATCATTGTGGTGCACGAACATACACCCTCTAGAAAAAGTTAGAGATATTCCTGTAAATAATTTCAAAGACCTTTTTAAGGCTATAAAACTAACCCTTTCTTCTGGAATAGATTTCGGTGGAGACTCTATGTCTGATTATCGTAATGTCTTGGGAAATAAAGGTAATTTCCAAGAACAACATCATGCCTACCAGAAAACTGGTGAAAAGTGCGAAAAACGTGGTTGCAAAGGAACTATTGTGAGAATAGTAGTCGGCGGAAGAGCCACACACTATTGTGATAAGCACCAAAAACTACTTGTGTCATTTACCGTCCTCTCCGAGGATAAACTTCGGCGGGAATCCAGGATTTAA
- a CDS encoding zeta toxin family protein codes for MNEAEKIKLTAEEFARANRQHIAKGLTNRLIYIPDAIPTSVFMAGSPGAGKTEYSRNLIKILEEKMNHRVIRIDGDELRERMPGYTGNNSFLFQTAISLIVERIHDMVLDNKQTFLLDGTLSKYDKTVTNIKRSLNKGRQVRIFYVYQKPDVAWAFTKAREKIEGRHIPKDAFIQQFIDSRETINRIRKDFDNSIIISLAKKNFETHAVEDLIEIRQDGPNIEDYLGVRYTENDLKKLLC; via the coding sequence ATGAATGAAGCAGAAAAAATAAAACTTACGGCCGAGGAATTTGCTAGAGCAAATAGACAACACATAGCCAAAGGATTAACTAATAGGTTAATATACATTCCTGATGCAATTCCTACATCAGTATTCATGGCTGGTTCACCGGGCGCTGGAAAAACAGAATACTCACGAAACTTGATAAAAATCCTTGAAGAAAAGATGAATCATAGAGTCATTAGGATTGACGGTGATGAGCTTCGTGAGCGTATGCCCGGCTATACAGGTAATAATTCTTTTCTTTTTCAAACCGCAATATCTCTAATCGTCGAAAGAATTCATGACATGGTTTTAGATAATAAACAAACTTTCCTTCTCGATGGCACTCTTTCAAAATATGATAAAACGGTAACAAATATTAAGCGCTCGTTAAACAAAGGACGACAAGTACGTATTTTCTATGTATACCAGAAGCCCGATGTAGCTTGGGCATTTACTAAAGCTCGTGAGAAAATAGAAGGTCGACATATTCCTAAAGATGCTTTTATACAGCAATTTATTGACTCGCGAGAGACAATTAATCGAATAAGGAAAGATTTTGATAACAGTATCATCATATCCTTAGCGAAAAAGAATTTTGAGACTCATGCCGTAGAAGATCTCATTGAAATTAGGCAGGATGGTCCCAATATTGAAGATTATCTCGGGGTAAGATATACTGAGAATGACTTAAAGAAATTACTATGCTAA
- the rpsT gene encoding 30S ribosomal protein S20 → MAITSSAKKAFRAAKKKRVFNLRRKSTIESQIKEFRRMVASKNKVEAQKLLPSLYRALDKAAKTNYIKNNTASRLKSRAANALVKISK, encoded by the coding sequence ATGGCAATCACTTCATCAGCAAAGAAAGCATTTCGCGCCGCAAAAAAGAAGCGCGTTTTCAATCTTCGTCGTAAATCTACGATAGAAAGTCAGATCAAGGAGTTTCGCCGTATGGTCGCCTCCAAAAATAAAGTAGAAGCACAAAAGCTTCTTCCTTCTCTTTACAGAGCTCTAGATAAGGCTGCAAAGACAAACTACATCAAGAACAATACTGCTTCACGATTGAAGTCCCGTGCCGCAAACGCTCTCGTGAAGATCAGTAAATAG
- the ruvA gene encoding Holliday junction branch migration protein RuvA — translation MPNIPQTCYNPTMIASLHGTITHTDSKHVIIEVNNIGYKVFVTDDSLHLLKLGSDASIFTYLAVRENALDLYGFMNEKERNLFELLISISGIGPKGAMNILSAVSCDTLVNAIQTGSTSHLVKVSGIGRKTAEKIVLELKDKLGGLTSEDYVVGLSSDADAIEALKMLGYEADEARESLKKIDKTLTDTGAKVKAALKVLN, via the coding sequence ATGCCTAATATTCCCCAAACTTGCTATAATCCAACTATGATCGCTTCCCTACACGGCACCATAACCCATACCGATTCCAAACACGTCATAATAGAGGTCAACAACATTGGCTACAAAGTTTTTGTTACTGACGATAGTTTGCATTTACTCAAACTCGGCTCTGATGCCAGTATTTTCACCTATTTAGCTGTTCGTGAAAACGCTTTGGATTTGTACGGATTTATGAATGAAAAAGAAAGAAATCTTTTTGAATTACTTATCAGCATTTCTGGAATAGGACCAAAAGGTGCAATGAACATTCTTTCAGCTGTTTCCTGTGACACGCTGGTAAACGCTATCCAAACCGGTTCAACTTCTCATTTGGTCAAAGTTTCCGGTATTGGCAGGAAAACTGCCGAAAAGATCGTCCTTGAACTCAAAGATAAACTTGGAGGTCTCACTAGTGAAGATTATGTCGTTGGATTATCTAGTGACGCTGACGCTATAGAAGCTTTGAAGATGCTTGGTTACGAAGCAGATGAGGCTCGTGAATCTTTGAAGAAAATAGACAAGACTCTTACCGACACTGGAGCCAAAGTCAAAGCTGCTCTCAAGGTCTTGAATTAA